CACAATACAAACAAATTTGTGATAATCACACAGGAAGAAAATTCCCATCAGATCCCACTGAGCAATTAGAATTAGCAATAAAGGCAGTGTTTGGAAGCTGGATGGGGGAGAGGGCAATTGTATATAGAGAGAAAAACAACATTACAAAAGATATTGCGGATGGTACTGCGGTAAACGTAGTTTCCATGGCTTTTGGAAATATGGGAAACGATAGTGCAACCGGAGTTGTATTTACAAGAAATCCTGGAGATGGAACACGTACAATTTATGGAGAGTATCTAATTAATGCACAGGGAGAAGATGTTGTTGCAGGAGTAAGAACAGGCAAACAAGTAGATGAAATGAAAAAGGATCTTCCTAAATCATATGAACAACTTGCAAAAACATGTGAGAAATTAGAAAAGCACTACAAAGAACCACAAGATATTGAATTTACAATTGAACAGGGACGTTTCTATTTGTTGCAAACAAGAAATGCAAAAATGAATGCAGTTGGAATGATAAAGACTTCAGTAGACATGGTAAAAGAAAAGCTAATTGATAAAAATAGAGCACTTACAAGACTTCAAGCAGAGCAATTAGAGCAACTACTACACAGAACCATTGACACTAATGAAATTAAAAACTATACAAAACTAGCAAAAGGAATCGCAGCTTCGCCAGGAGCTGCTAGTGGAATTGCAGTGTTTGATGTCAAACGTGCTACTATTATGGGTGAAAACGGGGCAAAAGTAATTTTAATCAGAGAAGAAACAAAGCCTGAAGACGTACCAGCATTTTTTGAATCAACTGGAATTCTTACAAGTAGAGGAGGAAAAACATCTCATGCAGCAGTAGTAGCAAGAGGAATGGGTAAACCATGCATCGTAGGATGTTCTGATTTGAAAATAGATTATAATAATAAACAATGTGCAGTTGATGGTAAAGTAGTACATGAAGGAGATGCAATTACAATTGACGGTAGTTCTGGTCTTGTATACATTGGAGACATTCCAACTATAGAACCAAAAATAACATCAGATTTTAAGACAATCCTAGAGTGGGCCAAGCAAGCAAAGAAAATAGGAATCAGGGCAAATGCAGATACACCAGAAGGGGCAAAACTTGCAAGAGAGTTTGGAGGGCAAGGAATTGGATTGTGTAGAACTGAAAGAATGTTCAATGGGAGGGACAGAATTGGAATGTTTGTTGATATGATAATGGCTGAAAACATCGATGAGAGAACCAGAGTTCTAAAGAAATTAGGCGAACTTCAGAAGAGTGATTTTATCGAGATACTACAAGCAATGGAAGGGTATGAAGTAACAATCAGATTACTAGATCCACCACTACATGAATTCTTACCAAATCCTGAAGAATTAGCAGAGAAGATTCACAAATTAGAATCACAAAACGCAATTGAGGAAGTCAAAAAGGCGAAAATAATTCTAAAACGTGCAAGAGAGCTTGCTGAAATTAATCCAATGATGGGGCATAGAGGAGTCAGGGTTGGAGTCACATATCCTGAAATTTATGAAATGCAAATTCGCGCCGTCTTTGAAGCACTAGTTGAATTAACAAAGAGAAAAGTAAATGCACATCCACAAATCATGATCCCTCAAATTAGTAGCATTGCAGAATTAAACCATATTAAGCGAATCTACGATTCAATCAAAAAAGAAATGGAAACAACACACAATATGAAACTAAAGATTAACTTTGGAACCATGATTGAGGTAGTAAGGGCAGCACTGACTGCAAATGAACTTGCCACTACTGCTGAATTTTTCAGTTTTGGAACAAATGATTTGACACAGGGAACATTTAGTTTCAGTAGAGAAGATGTGGAAGGTAAATTCCTTCCAGAATATATGGAAAAAGAACTTCTTGAGAGAAATCCATTCCAATCAATTGATGTAAACGGTGTAGGGAGTTTAATGAAAATAGGCATATCATTAGGGCGTGGAATTAGACCAAACATGGAGATAGGAATTTGTGGAGAACATGGTGGAGATCCAAGTTCGATAAAATTCTGTCATAAACAAAATCTTAGTTATGTTAGTGCATCACCTCATAGAATTCCAATAGCGATTGTTGCAGCAGCACAAGCAGCAATAGAGCAACCAAAGATAAAATCTAAATCAAAAACCAAGGCAAAACCAAAACCTAAAGCAAAATCCAAACCAAAGGCTAAAACAAAATCTAAAAAATCAAAGTCAAACCTCAAAAAGAAAAAGAAATAATTGATTCCACAATACCCTAGACCTTTAAACTAAATCAATACAATTCTTCATTCTATGAATTATCGTTGTTTGATATGTAATGTAATTGTGGACACTCCCAAAAAATTAGAAATGCATTTGCAAACAGATCATAAATGGGGAGTAAAAAAATCAAAATAACAATATTTCCAACCTTAAATCTTAGAAATGAATAGTGATGCTTATAGATCATTGTTGAATAAATGGATCAAATGGGAGATTGTGTCCAAACTTGGAGAAAAAAGATAAAACTTCAAGAACTCACAGAAATAGCAAAACAGGAACTAAAAACAGAGAACGACATCAATCAAGTGTACAAAAAACTTGATTTGGAAATGCAGATACGTTGGAGGTTTGTAAGCAGTACCAGAAAACAATACATTGAAGATATTAAGAAGATTTTAGCAAATCAATATGTTCTAGTTATTTAATTTCTGATTCACTTTGGAGAAAATACAGATAGCCAATAATGCATAATTTTTCGATTCAATTCAATAAACATATCAGCATTATCATTAATTACTTTGGCATTATTTTTGCTGGCCTCAATTGTAGTAATAGTAATTTTGTTTACAGTGGTCCTATATTTTAAAGCCTCTTCACTTAGATTCTCAAGTATAGATTTTGCAGTATCAGGAATCTTAAAATCATATCCAGAATTTTCTTGAAATTCTTTTTGCATAGATAAACTTGCATTAATTGTATTTTTCCATGCCTTGTACCATTCATTTTGCAGATCAAATAATGTTTGTTGAATATGGGGCACAGATGTTTCAAGTTCTAAAAAATATTTTTGATTGATTTTATCTAATACATCAATATTCTTGGTTTGAGTCATAATTTAGATGTAAAATATACAGACTTAAGCTTTTGGAAATATCATTTTTGTTCTAAATGGCTTCAATTAAAAATCAAATTAATGCTCAAATGACTTTGTTTTTTAAAGAGAATTTTGTGATAACATCATGACATTAGAGAGAGCAAATCTTGCCAAAGATTTAGAGATTTGTAGAATTCTAAATGGGATGTGGCAAGTTGCAGGAGGACACGGTCAGATTAATTTTGAGTTGGCAATATCAGAAATGTTGCAATACCATAAAGATGGATTTACTACTTGGGATTTGGCAGATATTTATGGACCAGCAGAGTCATTGATTGGAAATTTTAGAGAAACCCTAGGTAATGAGAAAGAAAAGTCTCAAGCATTTACAAAATTTGTTCCAAATCCAGGTCCAATGAGTAAGAGTATTGTAACTCACTATATAGAACAGTCATTAAAGAAAATGAAAACAAATTGTATTGATTTACTGCAATTTCATTGGTGGGATTATAATAATTCAAGTTATATTGATGCTTTGCACCATTTATCAAACTTACAAAGAGAACAAAAAATAAAGCATTTGGGACTGACTAATTTTGATACTGAACGAGTCAAAATCTTGATAGAAAATAATTTTGAGATCATTTCAAATCAAGTTCAGTATTCAATTTTAGATCAGAGACCTGAAAAAATTATGACATCATATTTTGCAAAGCATGGAATAAAAATTTTAACATATGGAACTTTGTTAGGAGGGTTTTTTTCAGAAAAATATCTAGATCAAGATGAACCACATAGAGGAAATTTGATTACAGCAAGTTTACAGAAATACAAAAACATGATAGATGTGTGGGGTGGGTGGTCATTATTCCAAGAATTACTACACATATTAGATAACATTGCAAAAAAACATAACTGCAGCATTGCCAATATTGCTACAAGATACATTTTAGATAAACCTCAAGTAGCAGGAGTAATAATTGGTGCAAGATTAGGAATAAGCAATCACAGAGAAGATAACTCTAATGTGTTCAATTTCAAATTAGAACAAGAAGACATATCTTCTATTAAATCAATTACTGAAAAATCAAATGATTTGTTTGAAGTTATTGGAGATTGTGGTGATGAATACAGATAATTTATCACAAATTTTGATATTAAGGTTCAGGGGCATATTGGCATGAAATTAGGAATAAAACTTTTGATTATTGGAGTAATTGCCATTATTGCTCAAATCTTTGGAAGTCTTTTATTCTAATATTCAATCATCTATAGTTCCACCTTGACCAAACAGGATGGGCATAGTGTAAGAACTTGTGACGTTTTCAATTTGTCTTAAAGTTTCGATAATTCTATCTAAACCAGATTCTATATCATGTTTAACTTTAAGAAAAATATCGTACTTTCCCCAAATACCATTTACCTCTAATACAAAATCCATACTTTTTAGAAGAGTGATTATTTCTTTTTCATGTCCAGGATTGCATGTAAGTAGAATGTATGTTTGCATAGTTAGAATATGCAGTTTCTCAAATATAACCAGATTGGGATCTTAGATCCCTAAGAACAGAATAGTGGTGCTTTTAGGTCATTATTGTAAATTTTAGGCATGTCGGAGTTAATTATAGAATATTTACATGTAAAAAATATCAAGAGAACTACCCAATTTCTTATTGAGTTGTATGACAAATCAATTACATGTAATTTATGTAGATTGAAAATGCACGTCAAGACATGAAAGTTGAATTTCAACACCCTTAAGTTCTCACAATATCTGAAAAGTCATGCCAGAACCTAAAGAGTCATGTCTTGATTGTGAGACACCATTAGAATTAACTATTCAAGGTCAGAAAAAAAAGCCATGTCCTAAATGTGGTGCCTATAGAAGAAAACGAGAATTTGTTTAAATGTAGAATTAGACAGTTTTCTCAATTATACATAAAAGAAAAATTCCAATAACATGGATGAAATTAATACAAGCAATGAAATGTTAAGAGATCTCATAGGATAGATACATAGTTTTTAAAACTAATTAGATTAATTCTAATCAAATTGCTACCTAGAATTGATTCAATAAAGCAGATAAGGCAAAAAATAGGAATTACCCAAAAAAAACTGGCTGCCATGACAGGAGTCAGTACATCAATGATCAATCAGATAGAATCAGGAAGAAGTCAGCCTAGTTATGAGACTGCAAAAAAAATTTTTGAGAGTTTGGCAAAACTAGAAGGAGAATCATCATCCCATACTGCTGGAGATTTTTGCAGCAAGGACATTGTAAAGTTAAAACCAACTAACACACTTCATGATGCAATTAAAAAAATGCATCAATTGTCAATTAGTCAGATTCCAGTTTTTAGTAATTCTGAAATTGTAGGAGTTGTGTCTGAAGATGGAATTGTAAAACATTTAGCAGATCTTGGAGAAGCTGAATTAAAAAATGCAAAACTTGCAGATACAATGGATCCAGTTCCACCTATTGTAGATTATGACACACCAGCAAATGTTCTAGTTCCATTAATTAGATATTCAAAATGCATTTTAGTATCAAAGAAATCAAAGATTGTTGGAATCATTACAGCTTCGGATACTTTGAAAATGATGGAGTAAATTATTACTTAGGATGTGAACATAATTCTGCTAAAACACCATGAAGTGATTTTGGATGAATGAAAGTTACTTTGGTTCCTGCAGAGCCAGGTCTAATTTTTCCCAAAAACTGAATACCACATCCTTCCATTCGCTGAACTTCACCTTCAATATCATCAGTTTCTAAGGCCATGTGATGCAATCCTTGTCCTTTTTTATCAAGAAATTTTTTAATTGGACTTTCATCATTTGTTGGCTGCATTAGTTCCACTCGACCATTTTCTAAATGAATGATTGCAACTTTAACACCTTCAGTCGCCACTGTTTCAAATTCAACATTTTCAACACCCAGAGCTTGTTGGTATACTTTAGCTGATTCCTCCACATCATTTACTGCAATAGCAATGTGATCAATTTTCATCTAAATTAGTCCTGAAATGACAGTATTAATGAGTTTTTTAAAAATTTATCATAAAAAGGAAAGGGTTCAATATGGCTGAACCCAACCACCACAAGATACGCAGATAGTCATGCCATCATCATTCTCATAGGTTTCTGAGCCTGGAGGGCATTACATTGACGTATTTCATCCATGAAATTACTAAGAAATCAAGGTATTAGAATCCAAAATTAAAAAAATGAATAAATGTTTGTTTTTTGAATTTTTTTCATACAAATTTTTGGAAATGATACAATCAGGAATAAATCACAGAATAGATTACATAGTACATGTCAAAAAAGTTAGAAACAAAAGAAGACAAAGAAAAATTTAGAGAAAAAATCGCCAAGGGCGAAGTTTTAGAATTTACCTAGACTGAAATCACCTACTAAATCCCTGTTTATTTATTAAATTGATTGTGTTAGTAGATTTTATTCCAGGTATCTTTCTTATTTTTTTGCTAATTATTTCAGAGATTTCATTGTATGTAGGAGCTACAATTTTACAAATAATTTCATAGTTACCAATTAGTAAATCAGCTTCTACTACTGTAGGAATATTTTTTAGTTCATTCATAATGCTATCCTCATCAGACTTTGAGCAATGAATCGCAATGTAAGCTTGTGCCATATGCTCATCTAAAACTTGCTGTTCAGATTCAGTTGTTTTTTGTAGTCCTGGTTTTTTATCCACAAGTAATGTAAGTGTTGATCTAATCTTTGAGATTTTTCTAATTCCTTGTGAGATATCATGTAGAATTGAATCTTCGCTTGGAGATTCAAGTTTTGCCAACACATCAAAGCTTCCAAATGTACCATGTGCACTCTTTATACTTCCAATATTTCTCAAATTAGATATTACAGAATCCTCAGAGCCAGAATCGTTAACAATTAAAACAAAAGCTTTTGCCATTTTTCTCCTAACATTGTCCTGGGATTCCCATTAATGTAAGTGTAGAGCGAACATGAGGTATTTTTCTAATATTCCAAGTAATAGTTTCTCTGACCTTTTCTCTATCAGAGTTTTCAATCTTTGCGATGATATCATAAGCCCCAAAAGTACCATGAACCTCATGTACAGATTCGATATGTTTTAGCTCATCAATTACCGATTCTTCAGAACCAAGATCACAATTTACCAAGACAAAAGCAGTTTCCATACGATGGGTACATACATACAATATTTAAGTAAAAACATCAGAATTACTCATAATTATAAAGAAGAATCTTCAAATATCAAACATATTTTTAATAAATTTTTGTTCTTTGATCATTCAGAATTACTTCTAAGATTAATCAGACAGACAGACAACTCAAAAATATGGTAATTCAATATTTTGTAGAGATTGCAAGTTTTCTTGATTTTGCTAGATATACATGTGCGTTAAGAGAGAATCCATTAAGAGTATACAAATTCTCTTACAAAAACAAGAATATTTTCTCAACTAGAAAACTGCTAGCAAATTCAATTTTACATTTTTTCGTAGTATCTGAAAAAGATGGAAGATACATCTCTTATGACCCATTAGGGGGGAAAGAGACAGCATCAATAGTAAATCAAATAACAAAGACAGGAAATTATGCACCCATAGTAGAACTAGATTCTTTACCATTTCCAATAAAGCTTACAAAAAATGTCAAAGATAAATTCAAAACAATAAAAATTCATGATTTAGGTGATCTTGCAAGACTTACTTATGATCCAGAGTGGCCTGAGAATTATGAATTTACATTGCTTGCAATGCCATACAAGAAGAAATGGTTGATAGGATACATTACAAGAATAGATTTAGAAAATACATTTTTTTGTTTTAACTATGTAACATTAGATGATGAACCTACATTACCATTTCTAAAGTATACCGAACATGTAGGAGGGCAAGCTGAATTTACAAATAAATTTCAACATGGATTTCCTTATTTACCTGTAGTGAAGTTAAAATCAGCACACCCAATTTTTGGATTAAAATAACTAAAAAACTTCTTTTGGGCGATACTCGCCAAAAACTTCTCTGAAAGTATTACTTATCTCACCAGTTGTAGCAAATGCTTTAGCAGCAGTTATTATGTAAGGCATAAGATTCTCTTCAGTATCAGCTGCACTCTTCATTGCAGACAAGGAATTTTCCCATTTCTTTTTGTCACGAGATGAACGTAGTGCTTTTAGAGCCTTCTTTTGTTGGATTTCAATTTTTCCTCCAATTCTTAGCAAATCAGGTTGAACTTCTTCTTCAACATACTTGTTTACTCCAACTAGAATTCTCTCTCCATCATCAGCTTCTTTCTTTAAACGATACGCATTTTGTCTAATTTCAGATTGGAAAAACCCCTTCTCAATTGCTTTTACAGAACCGCCCATTTTCTGAATTTTCTTCAAATATTTCCATACACCCTCTTCAATTTGATCAGATAGTTCTTCCAAATAGTATGATCCCCCTAGTGGGTCAGCAGTCTTTGTAATACCGCTCTCATGAGCTACAATTTGCTGGGTTCTCAGAGCAATTTTAGCAGATTCTTGTGTTGGTAATGCAAGTGCCTCATCTCGAGAGTTTGTATGAAGTGACTGTGTTCCTCCAGCAACAGCAGCCATCGTCTGAATTGCAACACGAACAATGTTATTATCAGGTTGCTGAGCAGTTAATGATTCACCGCTTGTTTGAGTATGGAATTTTAATTGTAATGAACGAGGATTTTTTGCATGAAACATTTCTTTTAGAATTTTTGCATAGACTTTTCTTGCAACTCTAAACTTTGCAACTTCTTCAAAGAATTCAATTGTACAACAAAAGAAGAAAGATAATCTCGGAGCAAACTCATCAATTTTTAATCCTTTATCTAAACAAGTTTGAATGTATGCAATTGCATTTGCCAATGTAAATGCAACCTCCTGTGTTGCAGTACAACCAGCCTCTCTCATATGATAACCAGAAATTGAAACAGGATACCATGAAGGAACTTTTTGTGCACAATACTCAATCATATCACCAATTAATCTCATTGAGGGTTGTGGGGGATAGATGTAGGTATTTCTTGCAATGTATTCTTTTAAGATATCATTTTGAGTTGTTCCACGAAGTTCATGGCTTTTGAATCCCTGAGACTCACCAACTGCAATGTAGTAAGCAAGAAGCGTGGATGCAGTAGAATTGATGGTCATCGATGAACTAACCTTACCTAATGGAATTCCTTCAAAAGCAGTCATCATATCTTTAATGGATGTAATTGAGACTCCAACTTTGCCAACTTCTCCTTCAGCTTGCGGAGCATCAGAATCATATCCTATCTGAGTAGGCAAATCAAATGCCATACTAAGACCAGTTTGTCCTTTTTCAAGCATAAACTTGAATCTCTCATTCGTGAGCTTTGCATCACCAAAACCAGAGTATTGCCTCATTGTCCAAAATCTATCACGGAACATTCCAGGATGAATCCCACGTGTGTATGGATAAACTCCTGCATCTTCTACAGGTCTTTTCTTTGAAGATTTTTGGTAAATTCTCTTTACTTCAAAATTAGAATCTGTAAAAATTTTCTTTTCAGGTTCTTTTGATTTTGATGATTTTTTTGCAGCCATAATATCACTTTATTAGAGATTTTGTAATTTTGTCTCCTGCATCAAATGGATTCATAGTTTTTGATTGTAATTTTTTAATATATGTTGAAAATGTTTTATTAGAATCTAACATCTCTTCAATCTTTTCATCAATGTTATTTAAAACAATATCTTTGAGCTCTGCAACTAATCGTTCATGGTCTTTTTCTTTCTTTATTTTCTTTTTTGAAGCCATCATATCTTTGAGAGTTTTTGCAAACTCTGTAATTCCAGTATTTTTCTTTACAGATGTTTTTAGAATTATTGGATTTCGTTCAGTAGCTCCAATAAAATCTCTCACCGCATCAAAGAGTTGATTTGTACCACTAAGATCACTCTTGTTTACAAGATAGATATCGCCAATTTCAGTTAATCCAGCTTTGATTGTTTGAATACTATCCCCAGTATTTGGATTAAAAACTACTACAGTAATGTCTGCAATTGTGGATATTTCTACTTCAGTCTGACCAGCTCCAACACTTTCAATAATTATTGGATTAAACCCAGCATATTCTAAAACACGAATACTGTTTCGTAATGAATGAGAAATAGCACCAGTAGAACCACGAGATGCAATACTTCGAATGTATGTTCCTGAATCAGTAGATTCAGTCATCCTAACCCTATCCCCTAAAATTGCACCACCTGTAACGTGACTGGTAGGATCAATTGCAAGTACTGCTGGTTTTGTTCCCAATTTTTTTAATGCAACACTCGTGGTGTTTATCAAAGAACTTTTTCCAGCACCTGCAGGACCTGTAATGCCTATAATAATTGAATTTCCAGTATCTTTGAAAATTTTCTTTATGAGAATTTTTGCTTCTTTTGGATCATTTTCCACTAAGGAAATAGCTTTTGCAATTGCTCCACGTTTTCCTTTCTTTAGATCAGCTAACAAATCCAACACAATGTAAAGTTTGATGGGTGCAATAAAATCTTGTGCTAGATCTACTGTCTTGAGAAAATTATAGGAGGGGCAGGTTTATCTTGAGAATGCACTTCAGTTTTTAATTGAATGTGTCCTAATTCTTTGTGATCAATCTCTAGAACAATTGGATGAATTGCCCAACCATATTTTGGAGGATTTTGAAATGGCACTATTTCAATAAACTCTGAACCAGAAAATGATTTTTGAAATGTTTCATCCATGCCAAGAATTTCCATTACAACAGAATTAGTCTGAGAGGATTTATCTAAAAAAGAGACTTCAACATGTCCGGATTCATAGTATACTGCATCAACTTGAAATGTTTGGCGAAGTACATCCTTATCATCAGTACCTCCCCCAGTAAGAAAGAGTATTGCAAGTATAGTAATAATTCCAAGGACAATTGGAGGACCGAGTTTTTTAGCCATCTTTGAATTCTTTTCTCATCCTTCGTAACATTTTTGAATTTATTCTAATTCGTTCCAAAGTTTGAGCTTGGGTTCTCTCGGTTCCAGGAGTTGGATTCTTTTTGAAAAATGATTTTATTTCATTTTCCATAGAATCATCAGCTACAGAAGATATACTTGCAACAATTCTATTGAAAAGTGGATTTCCATGTCCTACCTTTTTGTTTAATTTGGTCCAATTTTTCTTGAGCCATGGCCATAAAACCTGTTTCCCATAAGGATTTGCAGCAACTTGTATAATTGGTAATTGCATGTTTTGAGAGCGCACCTCAGGAGTTTGAGAAAAGTTTAGAGTCTTTATTAGTAATTTTTGATCTTTGAACGCACACATTGCACCCAAGAATCTAAGTTTCTCCTCCATGGTCTTTGAGGTCTTGTATAGTTTGGTTAGTTGAGCATGAGTTTTTGCATTTCCATTCCATGCTGCTATTGAGCAAATTGGAGAAATCAAATCAGGAGATAGAGATGACGGATATTTTAAAAATTTATCATATCGTCTAAGTGCTTCATCAGTGACTTCATCATCATCCATCTTTCCAAGAGTGAAAATCACAAATGAACGTAATAGTGCATCAGTATGTTTGTCGGATTTTCTTGGTTCCCATCCCAAATTATGTAATAATTTTTTAATATAATTTAATGTATAACTTCGAATGTCTTCAACAAATTTTTCATCAAATGCTCTAAAATACAACGATGCTAAATTGTGAGCAACATTAACTGATGCTAAATAGCTATCCTCATCAAGGTACGCATCTGAAAAATCAAGATAGTTTCTTATCTGTTCATCTCCTGAAACACATAGTGAGAACAAATCATTTTGAATTGCCCATCTATCAATGGCAGGGATTCTTTTTTCATCAACTAACATCTTTAGATCAAGTAAAATTCCTTCATCATATTTGACACGATAAAATCCTTTTCGGCCATAATTTGCAACAAAACCCAGAGTATTTTTTGGCAGTTTGAGAGATAATGATTTTGTGGAAAATAGTTTTTTAGAAATTTCTTTTTCCAATCCAATTGACAAAGGTATTGACCAAATTCCTTTTCGGAATTTTTTATCATCTTCAAGCAGATATCGTTTCTGTTTAAGATGGAGATTATTTCCATCCTGATTAATCTCAACTAGAGGAAACCCAGGCTGTTTTAGCCATGTGTTGACCATAGAGCTTACAGGCATTTTTGAAGCTGCACCAATTGCATCCCATAAATCCTGACCTTTGGCATTTTTGTATTTAAAATCAGATAGATACTTTTTGAGACCTTTCTGGAAATTTGGCTCACCAACATAATGTTCTAGCATTCTTAAAACACACCCACCTTTGTCATAAGATATCGCATCAAAGATTTCTCGAATTTCAGCTGGAGAATTTACTTTAACATCAATAGGGTGTGTTGTCTTTAGTGAATCAAGCTCCATTGCAACATTCATTGCATCCTCAACAAATTGATTCCACAAATCCCAATCTGGATAATACTTGTCAACAAATTTTGTTGCCATAAAGGTTGCAAAACTCTCATTTAGCCACAAATCATTCCACCACTTCATAGTTACAAGATTTCCAAACCATTGATGAGCAATCTCGTGAGATATTACCTCAGCAATGAATTGTTTTGTTTTAGTTGAAGATGTTTTTGGATCATATAGCAATATGGTCTCTCTGAATGTTATTGCACCCCAATTTTCCATGGCTCCTGCTGCAAAATCAGGAACTGCAATTAGATCAAGTTTAGGTAATGGATACTTTATTCCAAAATATTTTTCATATGAGGTTAGTAATTTTTTCCCCAAATCTAATGAGAACTTTCCTTTTGATTTGTTCCCCTTTGTAGTGATTACACGAATCTGAATTTTTCCAACTTTTCCTGTCAAGTATTCAAATTCTCCAACTCCAAGATAAATCAAATAGGTGGAGACAATAGGAGTCTTAAAGAAGGTGTAAAGAGTTTTGTTTTGAATTTTTTTCTTTGATTTGACAGGCATATTTGATATGGCAGTAAATTTGTTATCGGCAATAATCGATATTTCAAA
The window above is part of the Nitrosopumilus sp. genome. Proteins encoded here:
- the ppdK gene encoding pyruvate, phosphate dikinase, which translates into the protein MKQVYFYDEEDGKNKKLLGGKGAGLCEMTRLKLPVPPGFTITTEVCKKYYENNKKLPKTLMAEVKKNIAKIEKKTGKKWNNKSNPLLVSVRSGAAISMPGMMDTILNLGLNDQTVLGLAEKSQNPRFAWDSYRRFVQLFGKVVFGVEDKKFDEVLDAAKKKQNVEIDSDLNETSLKEIVTQYKQICDNHTGRKFPSDPTEQLELAIKAVFGSWMGERAIVYREKNNITKDIADGTAVNVVSMAFGNMGNDSATGVVFTRNPGDGTRTIYGEYLINAQGEDVVAGVRTGKQVDEMKKDLPKSYEQLAKTCEKLEKHYKEPQDIEFTIEQGRFYLLQTRNAKMNAVGMIKTSVDMVKEKLIDKNRALTRLQAEQLEQLLHRTIDTNEIKNYTKLAKGIAASPGAASGIAVFDVKRATIMGENGAKVILIREETKPEDVPAFFESTGILTSRGGKTSHAAVVARGMGKPCIVGCSDLKIDYNNKQCAVDGKVVHEGDAITIDGSSGLVYIGDIPTIEPKITSDFKTILEWAKQAKKIGIRANADTPEGAKLAREFGGQGIGLCRTERMFNGRDRIGMFVDMIMAENIDERTRVLKKLGELQKSDFIEILQAMEGYEVTIRLLDPPLHEFLPNPEELAEKIHKLESQNAIEEVKKAKIILKRARELAEINPMMGHRGVRVGVTYPEIYEMQIRAVFEALVELTKRKVNAHPQIMIPQISSIAELNHIKRIYDSIKKEMETTHNMKLKINFGTMIEVVRAALTANELATTAEFFSFGTNDLTQGTFSFSREDVEGKFLPEYMEKELLERNPFQSIDVNGVGSLMKIGISLGRGIRPNMEIGICGEHGGDPSSIKFCHKQNLSYVSASPHRIPIAIVAAAQAAIEQPKIKSKSKTKAKPKPKAKSKPKAKTKSKKSKSNLKKKKK
- a CDS encoding aldo/keto reductase — its product is MTLERANLAKDLEICRILNGMWQVAGGHGQINFELAISEMLQYHKDGFTTWDLADIYGPAESLIGNFRETLGNEKEKSQAFTKFVPNPGPMSKSIVTHYIEQSLKKMKTNCIDLLQFHWWDYNNSSYIDALHHLSNLQREQKIKHLGLTNFDTERVKILIENNFEIISNQVQYSILDQRPEKIMTSYFAKHGIKILTYGTLLGGFFSEKYLDQDEPHRGNLITASLQKYKNMIDVWGGWSLFQELLHILDNIAKKHNCSIANIATRYILDKPQVAGVIIGARLGISNHREDNSNVFNFKLEQEDISSIKSITEKSNDLFEVIGDCGDEYR
- a CDS encoding Lrp/AsnC ligand binding domain-containing protein — encoded protein: MQTYILLTCNPGHEKEIITLLKSMDFVLEVNGIWGKYDIFLKVKHDIESGLDRIIETLRQIENVTSSYTMPILFGQGGTIDD
- a CDS encoding CBS domain-containing protein is translated as MLPRIDSIKQIRQKIGITQKKLAAMTGVSTSMINQIESGRSQPSYETAKKIFESLAKLEGESSSHTAGDFCSKDIVKLKPTNTLHDAIKKMHQLSISQIPVFSNSEIVGVVSEDGIVKHLADLGEAELKNAKLADTMDPVPPIVDYDTPANVLVPLIRYSKCILVSKKSKIVGIITASDTLKMME
- the mce gene encoding methylmalonyl-CoA epimerase, with the translated sequence MKIDHIAIAVNDVEESAKVYQQALGVENVEFETVATEGVKVAIIHLENGRVELMQPTNDESPIKKFLDKKGQGLHHMALETDDIEGEVQRMEGCGIQFLGKIRPGSAGTKVTFIHPKSLHGVLAELCSHPK
- a CDS encoding Lrp/AsnC ligand binding domain-containing protein; this encodes MAKAFVLIVNDSGSEDSVISNLRNIGSIKSAHGTFGSFDVLAKLESPSEDSILHDISQGIRKISKIRSTLTLLVDKKPGLQKTTESEQQVLDEHMAQAYIAIHCSKSDEDSIMNELKNIPTVVEADLLIGNYEIICKIVAPTYNEISEIISKKIRKIPGIKSTNTINLINKQGFSR
- a CDS encoding Lrp/AsnC ligand binding domain-containing protein — encoded protein: METAFVLVNCDLGSEESVIDELKHIESVHEVHGTFGAYDIIAKIENSDREKVRETITWNIRKIPHVRSTLTLMGIPGQC
- a CDS encoding methylmalonyl-CoA mutase, whose protein sequence is MAAKKSSKSKEPEKKIFTDSNFEVKRIYQKSSKKRPVEDAGVYPYTRGIHPGMFRDRFWTMRQYSGFGDAKLTNERFKFMLEKGQTGLSMAFDLPTQIGYDSDAPQAEGEVGKVGVSITSIKDMMTAFEGIPLGKVSSSMTINSTASTLLAYYIAVGESQGFKSHELRGTTQNDILKEYIARNTYIYPPQPSMRLIGDMIEYCAQKVPSWYPVSISGYHMREAGCTATQEVAFTLANAIAYIQTCLDKGLKIDEFAPRLSFFFCCTIEFFEEVAKFRVARKVYAKILKEMFHAKNPRSLQLKFHTQTSGESLTAQQPDNNIVRVAIQTMAAVAGGTQSLHTNSRDEALALPTQESAKIALRTQQIVAHESGITKTADPLGGSYYLEELSDQIEEGVWKYLKKIQKMGGSVKAIEKGFFQSEIRQNAYRLKKEADDGERILVGVNKYVEEEVQPDLLRIGGKIEIQQKKALKALRSSRDKKKWENSLSAMKSAADTEENLMPYIITAAKAFATTGEISNTFREVFGEYRPKEVF